The genomic interval ACATAATTAATATCTTCAACTAATATACAACAGcgcctttaaaataaaaatttattaatttaaatagcaATTTCCACtaattatttgttgattaaatacAATCTCCTTTTACCATATCGTCTCTACGATTGCAATATTAGTAAgatattaataaaattttgaagtaaaatttttaaaataatttccacTAATTATTCGAGTATATGGTATTTTTAGACAGGGACAGGAGATAATTACATTTTCTAATTATCGAACAATAGAAAATGTAAAACCTAAAATGTTGACGAGTTATTGCTTACtttttgttttataaaaaaaataaaatgacttTTATGAACAAAACGACAGCAACTGAAATCGAATCAACAACTAGTTGTTAAAGAGAGAGAAATGGGGAAATCGCCGGAGAAACGGCCCACAGCCGGCCGCCTAGAAGGGCATCGCAAGGCCGGCCACGGAGGCAGTGCACGCCGAGCTGGTCATGACCGCCTTGTAGGTCTCGGCGAGCACCTTCTCGTCGTATTCTTTCCCCATCGGGTGCATCCCAAACCCCTCCTCGCCGTAGATGTCGCGGGGGAAGGCATTGGAGAGCCTGAGCATCATCCGCACGTAGGCGTCGCGGATCCGGCCGAGGATCCGTCTGGGGGAAGCTGCCCGGCGGAGGCGCAGGAAGGTGATGCGGGGGTAGATCTTGATCCGTAAGAGCCGAGCGCGGCGGCTGCGGCGCGGGGGGATCCTTTCTCCCCCTCCGCCGAGTTCCACGGTGTCGATGACGCGCCTGCGGGAAGTAACGCCTCCGTCACTCCGGTGGTAGCCACGCCGCTTCCAGAATCCCTTGAGGCCGCCCTTGTTGGACTCCATCGCCGCCGTCGCCGGAAGTGGCTCTGGTGGCGGTGAGAGAGGAAGCAGGGCATTTAAAGAAGATCAGTTCATCTACCCTTTTCATCCTCAATTTACTTCTTtcctaaaatattttcttattaaaaaacaataaaaaaaatctttcgcTAAAATGatctttttattaaaaatattaaataattaaaaagtcACATGAAATAAAATAGACAAATAATTCTAATACAACAAAGCATATGTTGAGATACTTtctaaataagaaaataaaatttaataaaaagagagattaaaagaTAGAATTTATCAATTACTCTCTATTTTTGTTTAAATAATTCACATATATAATTAATCCCAGAGAACATCGATCTGGCCACGAGATTTCTCATTGATAAATTATAAAGTGCTCCCATTTAAACTAACACAGctgaaatttgaattttacatatttaattaattattggaAAGACCTAGTCGTGGTATAATTAATGGGATCAAAGCCAGGGGCGTAGCCGGGATTGGGAcgaattcaataaatttaaaaatttaatacaacataaaattaaattatctaattctaaaattcaaaaatataaattatttaaaaacattaGTGTAGGTGGACTTTCAGCGactaaaagtttaaattttaaatttaaatagttaaaaattaaatcaaaatttcatACTTAGTCCTTGGTTCTATTTGAAATAATAATTCGTTAATCTTCAAAGTTTATTGATTCTATCCGAAAGTCGATAAGATAAATACTAAGGATATGACGCTCCTGCGGACCTCTTATGGACTTCGTCACCTGTAACACAAGCAGCGTTAGTGCTAAGGCAGGGAAGGGGTCCCGAcgatgaccctccaacgctcagtCTCTGACGAAGCAAGAAGAAACAAGAACTGTAGTGCAACAATAGAAATCGCGTATAACGCATACTTCCGTCGatacttggaccccctttatatagagccctagaagtgtgtgtgcacgcttcccaagatgAGCACGCATCTTAAAGCTGTTGGAAcgcgttgggccggctagaaggggggttgaatagcctataaAAATAAAAAGCAACCCTTCTTgatttttcttaaactaacacttgcaaaataaataaaagtaataaacagAAGGAAGAGGCAAAggatgttttacttggttacaatcggggaggttgttaatccaaggaatatgttgcactaactatctccttcaggtggagaaatctcttacagcaatgaagcgcaaaaagaaagaagctaactaaaatgaagcacacaagtgttggattaCACAGTTTCTGAGATGATatcaagcttctggaccaaggctgtatttatagccttggtcggggcgtctggaagggttccgggtgcctggggggataaactttatccccaacgcacgAATCTCAGTTTGACCGAGATCTGGATATAatttcggtccgggcgccccggactgttccgggcgcctggagccccAAAGTCAACAAGGTTAACTTTTGGTCTGGTCCCTCttctccggtgctgctcgcctcggtccgggtcttccgctccggctccgcttgctttggTGATTTCATCCAATCGAAATAAGGtacacccgaacccaatttcggtcttctcgagcaaccttctgcttcggcttctcatccctcggaaacgtcacGCGCCTCCTtttcgtccgcccgcgtactctttcgcagcgcctcgtacctcagacacaccaagcccgtcggctccctcccgtgccgttcttctagctagctgtgtcttttactcgactctctgtgctcctaagctcctgcacacttagacacaaggttaaaaatacacaggacctaacttaacttgttgatcacacaaaaacaaccttggggttccaacaatcttcccctttttgatgtgagcaacccaagttaagatagggtaaatagacataaaaaaagaactaataaagtacaaaaagattgaaaaattggtctacctccccctagatttaaactttttcttctcccccattgatcatataaaaaattggggttctaagaaaactctaagggtaaaaattttgaaactttgaaaaattattttgaacaatgtttctaagtttaaaaaattctaagttaaataaaattctaagttttgcaaaataaatatttttgaaaaagaattttcttAACGTAaatctttgagaattttctaagtaaaacttcaagtaagaaaattttctaagtaacaactctaagtaaaaaaattttctaagttgtaaaaatatttttgaaaaatttacaaTAATCTTCAACAAAGTTTCTACGTTTCTTAAaaagtttctaagtaaaaatttgaaGTTCAAGAATAtgcaagaattatttttaaacaaaattctaagttagataattttttgtaaaaattatttttttaatttttttttaaagttctaagttagataatttgtttttttaattaaaaatttctaagtccttttttttattattatataaaaaaactTTGTAAATTTTCTGTGTAAAATTTTACAcaagaaaattttttcaaaaaaaatatttttgaaaaatttccaaaacatatttaaaaaacttttttaaagcattattaatttcaaccttaatgctttatcagaaagttaattaaacattttattttaatattttggcttccaggtagtggcgaggcactaggccttcttggttattggaccaacaaccacttccttagacaaagcctcataaagaaattcaatgtctaattttctcactgaaaatctctaatctaattaatagttcaagttaaacaaaactttcgaacccaatataggttccaacctactggattaattaaaaaatttttagggacatatccttttgaaatattcctaatttgtcccttgtgacatctaaaataccaatttaaattattatattttctaaaatttgttttagatgagcatgcatgattttttaagttatctacttgaattttcaagttttcattttctaactttaatttgtctaactcttctaGTAGgtaagacttagctagaattacttttaaatttttaatttccttttctaacttacagcagtctttagttaacaaGTTAATTGTCTGCaaattaaagtataccctccttaaGATTTTCAACTAAAAAATGCAAACACTAATAAAAATGAAAGAATAGAAATAAAGAGGAGACAGaactttaacttggttacaacccaacgggttgttaatctaaggcggtcgaacaactctactagaatatctccttcactgtaggcgaagAAGTCTTTTTTACATACTTAGAATGCTCAGAGGTTGCTAGAaacttaatacagagttgaatgattatttcctagctccaggacctttatatagctcctggaaactctatcttgagtgttgaaggcgcctccaaggagtttgatcggataaagctttatccgattGCAAACGTTCATTTttactgggtctgaggcgcctccattacCCTTGAAGACGCCTCGGACTGGGTCTGAGGGCCCTTCAAGGTTATGGAGCCGCCTCAGACAGTGAAGGCAGCGGAGGCGCCTTCggcacttcgttgaaggcgcctccagctaacttcccagctccttttgacttcatTTTAGCTTCTGATGCTCCaatagcttgggtgattgtggccaaccggaatagggctcacccaaacccaattcccggccttttccttgagcaggcttctgtcccgacttctcgtccctcgaacaccacgcacgttcttctcatctaccggagtactcttccgcagctctctcgtccttcggacgcaccgagcccgtcagctcccttcccgtgtcgtccttctcgctagctgcatcttctgctcgacttcctgcgctcctaagttcctgcacacttagacacagggatgagATAactagcaggacctaacctaacttggttgatcacatcaaaacacccatggggtccaacaatcttctcctttttgatgtgcattaacccaagttcaagttaggataaaaataaacaaatagtaatttaagaaaaattactaaCATAGCATTATAAGCACAAAAATtacaataatagaatttgcaacctcaaatattaagattttttattttcttaactcctcctaaacttgtacctaactctccccctttgatcacagcaaaaagagTGGGGAAAAAGGGAATCATttgtaaaagaaaatttctaagacatAATTATCTTTaagaattttcaaagaaattttgaAGTTAAACAATTATTAACGTTTgcaaaacatatttttaaaaggaATCACTTGCaaaatgacttaaaaaatttgtttgagaaaaatttctaagtaaaaagaaATTTACTAGAGGAACGCTAAGtaggttttaaaatttaaattatttttagaataatttttaagtaaaaacttagttaagaaatgattttaacttaaataaactGAGAATTTTCTAAGTCACGATTTtatgcaaaatatatatatatatatttctagaaaaaattatttttgaagaatttccaataaaatgtttaaaaaaatttttaaaagcattatataattctaattttaatatttttatcagaaagttaattaaacattttattttgatattttagcttccaggtcgtggcgaggcactaggtcttcttggttattggagcaacaaccacttccttagacaaacccTCATAAAGAAAATACTGTTtaatttcttctgaaagccttaacttaagaattttaacctagtaaagattttggaacccagtataggttccttgcTATAGGGTTAGCCAAATATTTAGGCGGTACATAAGTCTTGGGAATctttctaagttgtccttgatgttttcttatacaccaatttagctttccataaattttaagttttgatttttgaaaaacatttatttttgaacatgcagcaatttttaaattttcaatttgtattttcaaactgtcattttctaattttaagttGTTAAATAACTCTAAGGGGCATGattcttctaattttaattttaatttagcattttctttttctaagttTACTAAATCTTttgtaagtactttgataaattgaaacaaTTGAGTGGGGGTgagattacgtaccttacttacctcacttagtgatgctcccccttcatcgtagctttcctcttctgattctcccccttgatctatgctcatctctgagtccgagccatcttcaaagagatggttgACCATCAATGCTACttctgagaaggcttcgacttctgactcggaggatgaagaatcgtcctatgtagccttcagacttttGCATGTAGAGGGCATCAGTCTCTGAGGCTTCTCCTTATGCTTTTTCTTCAACTTGGGGCagttatccttgatgtgcccttcctcgttgcagttatagcatcggaccgtccttctgttgtgttgatgcttcctcgactgtgatttaaatttattagttttaacaaatttatttaactttcttaccagtagtgccgcttcagattcgtcgatggatgcttcggagtcgggatcatccatctcggcttgtagggcaacgtTGAGTTTTGACTTCTCTATAGGTTCTgtaattcgagactcgtgaagttcaaatgtagaaaataaactttctaaactatttacctcaaagtccttagagatgtactaagcatctactaaggatgctcaCTCTGGATTTCTTGGGAAGACGTTGAGTGCATACCGGATGGAATCTCAGTTCATTACTGATTCGCCGAGAtttgttagttgcgttatcaactccttgattctagcttggagttgcgctaccttctcgttgttgttcatccggagattcgttagctgagtccggaggatgtcgcgtcttgctaactttgcttctgaggtgccttcgtggagctccaggaatttttcccagatgtctttagcggagtcgtagcatctgatccgacttacctcctgggccGGCAAGACGCTAAGCAAGTGGaattccgcctttccgttggccatgaaatcggcttgctccttcttcgtccaattgtattcttccttgtctttgggggctacaaaaccatatttcacaacaagaagaatatcaaactcagtcttaaagaatacctccatatgaCACTTCCACGTcgtgaagtctccgtcgaatttcgggggatggatgctagttccggccatcgtcttgatctttgtgcttcagtcggcggtcagtccttctgaggcggtctggctctgataccacttgttggtgcagcggggccagcAAAAGGAggatgaattgcctgcaaatgaaagtataccctcctcaagactttcaactcaaaaatgcaacactaataaaaatgaaagaatagaaataaaaaggagacataattttaacttggttacaacccaacgggttgttaatccaaggcggtcgaacaactctactagaatatctccttcactgtaggcggagaagccttttttatacacttagaatgctcagaggttgctaggaacttaataTAGAGTTCaataattatttcctagctccatgagcctttatatagctcctggaaactctatctcgagtgttgaaggcgcctccaagagggttgaagGCGTCTCCAAGGAGTTTGATCGGATAAGCTTTATCCGATTGCAAACGTTCATTTttactgggtctgaggcgcctccattacCCTTGAAGATGCCTCGGAttgggtctaaggcgccttcaaggttatggaggcgccttagacagtGCAGGTAGcagaggcgccttcagcacttcgttaaaggcgcctccagctaactTTCCAGCTCTTTTTGACTTCATTTTAACTTCCGATGCTCTaatagcttgggtgattgcggccaaccagaataggactcacccgaacccaattctgaCCTTTTCctagagcaggcttccgtcccggcttcttgtccctcgaacgccgtgcacgttcttctcatccaccagagtactcttccgcagctctctcgtccttcggacgcattgagtccgtcaactcccttcccgtgtcgtccttctcgctagctgcgtcttctgctcgacttcttgcgctcctaagttcctgcacacttagacatagggatgaGATAactagcaggacctaacctaacttggttgataatatcaaaacacccacggggtccaacaatctctccctttttgatgtgcatcaacccaagttcaagttagggtaaaaacaaacaaatagtaatttaagaaaaattactaaCCTAACATTATAAGCACAaaaattgcaataatagaatttgcaacctcaaatattaagattttttattttcctaactccccctaaacttgtatctaactctcccctttgatcacaacaaaaagagTGGGGAAAAAGGGAATCATttgtaaaagaaaatttctaagacatAATTATCTTTaagaattttcaaagaaattttgaAGTTAAACAATTATTAACATTTgcaaaacatatttttaaaaggaATCACTTGCaaaatgacttaaaaaatttgtttgagaaaaatttctaagtaaaaagaaATTTACTAGAGGAACGCTAAGtaggttttaaaatttaaattattttcagaataatttttaagtaaaaacttagttaagaaatgattttaatttaaataaactgagaattttctaagtcatGATTTtatgcaaaatatatatatatatatatattttttttttttctagaaaaaattatttttaaagaatttccaataaaatgtttaaaatttttttgaaagcattatataattctaattttaatgcttttatcataaagttaattaaacattttatttcgatattttggcttttaggtcatggcgaggcactaggccttcttggttattggaacaacaaccacttccttagacaaaccctcataaagaaactcactgTTTAATTTCTTCAAAAAGCCTTAACTTAAAGAATTTTAACCTAGTAAAGATTTTGGagcccagtataggttccttacTACAGAATTAGCTAAATATTTGGGTGGTATATAAGTCTTGGAAATCTTtttaagttgtccctgatgtttcttatataccaatttagctttccataaattttaagttttgatttttgaaaaacatttgtttTTGAACATGcagcaatttttaaattttaaatttgtattttcaaactgtcatttttttattttaagttgttAAATAACTCTAAGGGGCATGATTcttccaattttaattttaatttagcattttctttttctaattttgctagatctttcgtaagtactttaataaattgaaacgaCTGAGTGGGGGCGAGATGACGTatcttacttacctcacttggtgatgctcccccttcatcgtagctttcctcttctgattctctcccttgatctatgctcatctctgagtccgagtcatcttcaaagagatggttggCTATCAATGCTACTcttgagaaggcttcgacttttgattcggagcgcttccttgggcccttgcttcaggGCGAAGAgactgacacttgtcttctggtagCATCTGCTGCTGGCGAAGTGATGCTGGAACACATCTCGGAAATCCTTGAAACTTCGTATCGAGCCGTTCGGTAGTCTTCTGAACCAACGCTGCGCCGACCCGGAGAGAGTCATGAGAAAGACTCTGCATTTCACTTCGTCCGTGTACTGGTGCAACGTAGCTTCATTCTcaaaccgatccagatgatcatctgggtcggtcgaCCCGTTGTACGTTTCGATCGCCAACGGAGTGTAATGTCGGGGAAGAGGGTCTTctaagatctcctctgagaactgcCTGTTAATCCGTTCGGGAGACGTGGCGCTTTGGGGCACTTTGCCTTTCCGTGCATCCCGAACAAGAGGATCGTCTGAAGATCCCCACTCTTAATgcgcttgggctatctccgagggggtcTAGAACAGggctcgatggaaggggatcggcgCGGGCGGCGCTTCCCCTTGGGTGTCGGTTGGCCTTCGGTTCTACCCCCATACGGAGAGTTGCTTCACCCAGTCTTCTTTCCCCGCTCGCCTGTCGGCCGCCGATGTTACAGGCTGCAGCACTAGCCGATCGGCTAGAGCCTGTTGTTGTTACTGCTCGATTATTTTTGTTGCTCGGGCTTGCACGAGTATCTCCAGCTCCTCCTGAGTGACTGCCACGGTGGTTAGTCAtccaacgtcttccatcttctcgactCGAATTTAggtgacgttcccacagacgacgccaaatatgatcctgtccgaaagtcgatgacatggatgctggggatgtggcgctcctacGGACCTCCTGTGGACTTCGCTCCCTCTTGCAACACTAGCagcgttagtgccgagccagggaaggggtccctggcgatggccctccgacgctcaagtcagtctcctacGAAGCAAGAAGAAGTAAGAACTGTAGCTCAATAGTAGAAATCGTGTGTAACGCATACCACCGCCGATGcttagaccccctttatatagagtcccGGAAGTGCATGCACACGCTTCCCAAAGTGTGCACACATCTCAACGCTTccctgaaaagacgtgtcagtaaagtgtctctgacatagtaccttaacgggctgagcatatctctgaagtaacagtggaagcttccgtcgtacgacctctgtctgaccatgccaccTGCCAGTGACACTAGCTCTCAAAAGGATGTTGAAAGATATCTTGCCGCGtatgttgcttggccgagcggaatagccgctcggccggaactcCCCTCTCCGCGTGTTGTCTGCTGTCAAGCTGAGCAGGATAGTCACTTGACCGGAAGTCCACTGCCCGTGTACTATTTGCTGTCGGGCCAAGCGGGATAGCCGCTTGGTCAGAAATCCTCTGTCGTGATCTGTCATTGGGCTGAGCAAGATTATCGCTCGACCGGAAGCTTACTGTCTACATGCTCGGCTGATGTTGAGTCCGTTGCTTGGTCGAGAGGGGTGGCCGCTCGGTTCGGCTTCTGCATGTTGTTCTCCATTGAGCGTCGGATTTTTGACTGCTCCCTGTGTCGAGGGCTACGGTGGATCGGATCCTTTCTCTCGGTCGGGGAATGTTTCGCCCAACTGGGACATGCTTCGTCTGACCGGACGATGCCCTATACATGTTGACCGCCTTAACTTTAACCTCCTTTGACCTCCATCATGGAAGCAGGGTGGGGCCTCTCCTAATCACCGCATCACTTATCTATAACTCAAAGTCGAAGAATCATCTATAACCTCATTTCCTCATAATATTTAACATTCTTACATTTGATACTTCCATTTCAATCTAAATAACTATCAACTATCAACCTACTAAAATAACATTCATAATTTTTCAATTTTCCTTCCattaataattaatttgtttCTTGTtgacatgatttaaaaaaaaacaaagggaaAAAAGAGTTGAGTAATTTGAATTAGTCGAACAAAttctattttttagaattttaaaataagatgAAAATTTAATCCAATCAATGGAGTGGGAGCTTGTGGGGTTCCTTAACCCATTAACCTTAGTTTGTTGGTTCCAAACATTGTAGTAGAGACGTGGCGAGGGATCAAAATGTGGTGGTGATGTAGCACAACAACGGGATCGACTAGAGTCGCTCTGGGTGGCGCACGAGCGACGTCCTTGGGACCTACTGTTGGCCGACGAGAGTCGGATCCGGGCATGGACAGCCGGGAAGCAACTTCGTGATTCTGGATTCCTAATCCATCGCGTCGTCTTCTCTTTTCCTCCGCTACTTGTAAATATCTGTCGAGGTTGTCTGTGCCCTTTGTTGCGTCGTCGATGACCACCAACTCCTGTTCTCCATGCAAACAAGCTGCTATGCTTTCCTCGATTCCTCTCATGTCAAAGTACATCTCACTTTTCCTCTGAAATCTTGTGAGGCCGGAGtcagggggccgctaaggtgacGGTTCCACCTTTTACCAATTACTTCTTCGTTAGAAAGGGGAGTAATTCaatttacataaaaatctaaaaaaaaaaattaaaataggagGGGACGGTCGCACCCTCGTCCTCAAGTGACTACGCTTCAAAGCCATTAATTAAAGGGTACTGATGCTTCTGGAAGTGTCTTCGTAATCTCAAACGTTTTAATGCACAATTGTACATATAAGGAAAAAGACGAAATCAAATCGAAATTTGTTTCTAAATGGTCCTTGGAATTTGGAATTATTAAAGTATACTCCAATAGTTTTATTGGAAGTGCcattatataatttaaataagtaaataaaaattCCATCCACGGTTACTTTGACCTGAAGTGATTTTGGAATCCGGAGTATTAGGGTGAGCAAATCATCTGTTATCACGTGGGCAACGTGATTTTGGAATCGCCTTCGGATTTTGGCATTGATCCATTCCATTGCTTAACGAATTTTGTGATGGACTTTAGTCATAAAGGACGTGTAAACTGTAAAGTAAGCTGCAGACCGATAGAAAAAGGGCAGAAATGTCATTTGAGATCAAGAGCTCCGGCACTTATACCACATGATCACGTCTGACTTCAGCCCCCTCTCTGTCTCTCTTCGTCATGGCGAGAAGCTTCTCCCCG from Zingiber officinale cultivar Zhangliang chromosome 6B, Zo_v1.1, whole genome shotgun sequence carries:
- the LOC121990583 gene encoding uncharacterized protein LOC121990583, producing the protein MESNKGGLKGFWKRRGYHRSDGGVTSRRRVIDTVELGGGGERIPPRRSRRARLLRIKIYPRITFLRLRRAASPRRILGRIRDAYVRMMLRLSNAFPRDIYGEEGFGMHPMGKEYDEKVLAETYKAVMTSSACTASVAGLAMPF